The Polyangium mundeleinium genome contains the following window.
GCTGGTCTATGGCATCGAGCCCGGCGCGCGCAGCCGCCTGAACGCGCTCCTGTTCACCGGGATGTTCATTGGTATGGCCGCGGGCGCCGCGCTAGGTAGTTTGGCACTGGCGCAATGGGGCTGGCTCGGCGTCGTTGCCCTGGCGACGACCGCCTCCGCCGCCGCCCTGGCCGTGCGGATGGTACGTCGAACGGAGTCGGCGTGAGCAAAGGCTCGCCCGGCGGAGACGCGTGCTATTGCGGCTCCGTCCCCCACACGAGCGCGCCGTTCCGGTACAGCGTCACCTTCGCGTAATTCGCGAAGCTGGTCTTCGTCGGATCACACGAATAATCATTCGCCTCGTTGTAATTCGACCAGTTGTCCTTGTTGAAGCGGAGCTGAATCTCGCCGCTCTGCCCGCCTGCCGGGACGCTTCCCGCCGCCGCCGTGAAGCCCACCTCGGCGTACGTGTCGGCCCCCGTTCGCGCGGGGCTGACCGCCGAGAACTGCCGCGTCACGTTCGAGCTCCGACCACGGCATAGTCGCACGCCGACTGCTGCCCGTTCGCGCCGTCGCTCGTGTACCAGTACCGGATCTTGAGCTCGCTTAGCGGCACGCTGCTCGCCCCGGTGTTCACGATATTGAGATGAGGCCTGATCTGGTTGTCGCTCGCATTCGTGTCTCCGGCCCTGTACTGCACCGACAGCGAGCCGCCCCCGACGGGCGGCGGCTGGCTCGGGTCGTTCACCGTCACGGCCACCACGCTCGACGTCGTCGACGCGCCCGCGTTATCGGTCGCCTTGGCCGTGATCGCATACGAGCCTGCCGCGACGTTGCTCCACGTATACGCGTACGGGGCGGTCGTGTCCTCTCCGAGCTTCACCGCGCCGGCGAAGAACTCCACCTTGCTCACGGTCCCGTCGCTATCGCTGGCCGAAGCCTGGATCGTGATGCTCGCGGGCGTCGTGAACGTGCCCCCGTTCGAGGGGGCCGTGACGCTCACCGAGGGCGCCGCATTCTGCGAAGGAGGCGGCGTGCTCCCGCCCACCGGGTTCGGCATCCGGTCGCCCATGAAGAGAAGCGCGAGCACGCGGAGCGAATCGTTGTAATAATTCTCGCTCTGGAAATTCTTCGTCTCGTTCCACATCGCCGTCTTGAAGGCCGCGTCGGACGATACGGCCGCCCCGCTCGCCGCCATGCCGACGAACGTCGCGTTGTGCCATTGCCCGAGGAGGCCCCCGGAGACGGTATACCCGTCCTTGATGTTCCCGACACCCACGCCCTTCCAGAACGTGTTCAGCTTGTCGAGCTGCGCGATCGCCTGCGGCGTCCCGTACCAGACCGCGTCGACCGCGAGGCGCCACGGCACGCGCGCCGCGTCGTATCGGTAATCGAAGCCCATCCCGGAAGCCTGCGTGCCCGCCGCGGTCGTCCAGTCGGGCAAGAGGCCGGTGGTGCCCGCGCCCGTCTTGGTATTCAGGTTCGCGATGATCTGATAACACGACGCAGCCACGCTCTCCCACCGCGCATCACCCGTGTAGGCCTTGAACGCCCTGTAATAGCCGGGCGCGAAGTAGCTCGGGTTCGTCACGGAGGAGCCGCCCCACGCGTCCCCGGGCTTGAGCACGTTCGTCCCGCTCTCGACCTCGTGCTGCAAAATGCGCCCGAGCAGCGTCGTCGCGTCGGCCCCGTACGACGCGCCCCAGGCCTTCTCTGCCACGATGAGCGCGAGCGCCATGTCCTCGTCGGAGTCGGTGGCTGCGTTCCAGCCGATGACCGAGTTGCTCGCGTTGATCTGCCAGTGCATGAGGCCATTGCCGTCGAAGTGGCTCTTCGCGTAGCCCCACAGGCCGTCGAACGTGGGTTTGTCGCCCAGGTACGCGGAGAGGAGCATGCCGTACGCGATGCCCTCCGACACGGTGTCATTCGAGTTTCGGGCCGCTGCACGCGCAGGAAGCCGCCCGCCCCCGAGGCCGTCACGTACTTCGTCTTCCACGTGCTGTAGGCGCTGTTGATCGCGCTGTCCGCATCGGCTTGGCTCGGCGCCATGAGCAGGCTCTCGGCCTCCCACACGTCCTCGTCGAGCTCGGGTGCATCCATATCGCCGCAGCCGATCGCCAGGGTCGCCGCGAGAAGGCTGTACGTTGCGAGGTGGGAGAAGGCGCGATTCGTCTTCATGGGGGCTCCTTGAGGATCGGCCGGCCCGCTCCGGGCTGGCGTCGTTGGCGCGGGGCCAGAGCAGCTCCTGTGCCACGTCGATAACACCTGAAATTGCCGAGGATTCGAGGCGATCGCCGGCGGCCCCGCGAAAAGGCGTGCGCTCGGATCGATCACGGGGGTGATCGACGAAATCACCCCTCGCTGCGCGAGGCCGCTCCTCCCGTAGATTTCGCACCGTGGCGTTTGGGCATCCTCGCGGGCGTTGTCCCCCCATCAAGCTCGCAGGGAGCAGCTTCGGTTGTCGTGATTGATTATTATCAGATTGCCATTCCGACCAGCGTGCGGTGGGTGCACAATCTGGCATTTCGCTGAACGCATCACGCTCCAGGAGCCGGATGGCCCGATCCGGGCACGCGCGGGAAACGTGCGACGCACCGCGGCGACAGACCTCTCGGTGGATTCATTCCACGCGCAATTCGCGCAAGAGTGGCTCTTGTCGCGCCAGAACAGCTCGTCGATCCGCGGGTGCTGCCCGTCGTCCTCGGAGATTTCCCGTGTCGCCGGCCCTCGTGCCGCTGGCCCGGGATGTGCTCATGCGCACGGCCCGCCGAGCCTCAGGTTTGGCGCGGTAGGTCGACGTAAGCTTCTCATACGACTTTCTTGACGCCCCGTGTCCGGTCACGTGCACAGGTCACGTCCATGGGCGTTTCGACGCGAAGGAAACGAAAAACCGGTGCGGCGCATCCGGATGTTCAGTTTGCGCTTCACGAACCTGGCGTCTTGACGTCCATCCCTCGCTCGGCATGGAGCCGCTTCCCGACAGATCAGGAGTTCTCTCATGTGGAACCTAGCTTTTCGAACATCTTCGTTGGCCTTCGTCCTCCTTGCGACGGTTCATTGCGGGCCGGGAAATGAGAACACCACCGGAGCCGGCGGCACCGGCGGTACCGGTGGCTCCGGCGGCATCGGCGGCGGCACCGGCGGCACCGGCGGCACCGGCGGCACCGGCGGTGGCACCGGCGGCACCGGCGGTGGTGAATGCGTGACCAGCGACAAGGCCATCCGGCTGGGCAAGCTCGTGAAGCCCGAGGATGGCACGGTCATCGACAATGCAATCATCGTGATCCACGAGGATCGGATCAGCTACGTCG
Protein-coding sequences here:
- a CDS encoding glycosyl hydrolase family 8, whose amino-acid sequence is MPDCAPTARWSEWQSDNNQSRQPKLLPASLMGGQRPRGCPNATVRNLREERPRAARGDFVDHPRDRSERTPFRGAAGDRLESSAISGVIDVAQELLWPRANDASPERAGRSSRSPHEDESRLLPPRNVQPSRGDPGDRLRRYGCTRARRGRVGGREPAHGAEPSRCGQRDQQRLQHVEDEVRDGLGGGRLPARAAARNSNDTVSEGIAYGMLLSAYLGDKPTFDGLWGYAKSHFDGNGLMHWQINASNSVIGWNAATDSDEDMALALIVAEKAWGASYGADATTLLGRILQHEVESGTNVLKPGDAWGGSSVTNPSYFAPGYYRAFKAYTGDARWESVAASCYQIIANLNTKTGAGTTGLLPDWTTAAGTQASGMGFDYRYDAARVPWRLAVDAVWYGTPQAIAQLDKLNTFWKGVGVGNIKDGYTVSGGLLGQWHNATFVGMAASGAAVSSDAAFKTAMWNETKNFQSENYYNDSLRVLALLFMGDRMPNPVGGSTPPPSQNAAPSVSVTAPSNGGTFTTPASITIQASASDSDGTVSKVEFFAGAVKLGEDTTAPYAYTWSNVAAGSYAITAKATDNAGASTTSSVVAVTVNDPSQPPPVGGGSLSVQYRAGDTNASDNQIRPHLNIVNTGASSVPLSELKIRYWYTSDGANGQQSACDYAVVGART